The following proteins come from a genomic window of Salvia hispanica cultivar TCC Black 2014 chromosome 4, UniMelb_Shisp_WGS_1.0, whole genome shotgun sequence:
- the LOC125221404 gene encoding LOW QUALITY PROTEIN: glucose-1-phosphate adenylyltransferase large subunit 1, chloroplastic-like (The sequence of the model RefSeq protein was modified relative to this genomic sequence to represent the inferred CDS: inserted 1 base in 1 codon) — protein sequence MHCTSRFSPASDFGLMKIDDKGRVLSFSEKXRGNELKAMAVDTTVLGLSQEEAEKKPYIASMGVYVFKKDILLNLLRWRFPTANDFGSEIIPASAREFHIQAYLFNDYWEDIGTIRSFFEANLALTEHPPRFSFYDATKPIYTSRRNLPPSKIDDSKIIDSIVSHGSFLTSCLVEHSVIGIRSRINSKAHLKDTVMLGADFYETDSEIASSLSKGKVPVGIGENTRIKECIIDKNAQIGKNVVIENSEGVQEADRTSDGFYIRSGVTIILKNAIIKDGTVI from the exons ATGCATTGCACTAGTAGGTTCTCT CCGGCCTCAGATTTTGGTTTGATGAAGATTGACGATAAAGGAAGGGTCCTTTCATTCAGTGAAA CTAGGGGGAATGAGTTGAAGGCAATG GCAGTAGACACAACAGTTCTTGGACTCTCTCAAGAAGAGGCAGAGAAGAAGCCTTATATAGCTTCAATGGGAGTTTATGTCTTCAAGAAGGATATACTTCTCAATCTTTTAAG ATGGCGTTTCCCAACTGCGAACGATTTTGGATCAGAAATAATCCCTGCATCAGCTAGAGAATTCCATATTCAG GCTTATCTATTTAACGACTACTGGGAAGATATCGGGACAATACGTTCCTTTTTTGAAGCAAATCTAGCCCTTACAGAACAT CCACCAAGATTCAGCTTCTATGATGCTACAAAGCCAATCTACACATCTAGAAGAAACTTACCACCATCAAAGATAGATGACAGCAAG atTATTGACTCTATAGTTTCGCATGGTAGTTTCTTGACCAGTTGCTTAGTCGAGCACAGTGTTATTGGTATTCGTTCACGCATAAACTCAAAGGCTCACCTAAAG GATACAGTGATGCTCGGGGCTGACTTCTACGAAACTGATTCAGAAATTGCTTCTTCTTTATCAAAGGGGAAAGTACCTGTAGGAATTGGAGAGAATACAAGAATCAA AGAATGCATCATTGACAAGAATGCTCAAATTGGTAAGAACGTCGTCATTGAAAATTCAGAG GGTGTTCAAGAGGCTGACAGAACTTCAGACGGATTTTACATCCGATCGGGCGTTACAATTATACTGAAAAACGCTATAATCAAAGATGGCACAGTGATATAA